A region from the Mya arenaria isolate MELC-2E11 chromosome 2, ASM2691426v1 genome encodes:
- the LOC128218492 gene encoding ubiquitin carboxyl-terminal hydrolase 22-like, with translation MTLSGCPHLHKLKSDKGTDCYKILYACFISCKTADARRRKAKHSVCHTCRVYDLRLHACISCVYFGCYQDSHIQSHAVANEHWLAVDLTYGMINCFACGDYVYDKEVDKIAKKLGNRSSTPVVLNQFAIWQPNHRELDLLRRNVKRRRVEETSTIGLRGLINLGNTCFMNTIVQALIHTPVLRDYFLADRHVCQMVKDGNEQCLVCELSNIFQEFYSGISSTYIPYRLLHLVWTSARHLAGYEQQDAHEFLIAALDLLHRHCIAGPNGRSGSSPHNCQCIIDQIFTGGLQSDVTCQMCNNVSTTIDPIWDISLDLGPGLYNGTPPPVPPVTGYSNSPGNYDPTSLLDCLKRFTKPEHLGSLAKIKCSSCGCYQESTKQLTMKKLPIVACFHLKRFEHSTGYHKKISTYMSFPEELDMTPFMSSSKPTTNDINGTTKGLSCKNKYSLFAVVNHSGTIECGHYTCYIRQHKNQWFKCDDHLITRALPQEVLNSEGYLLFYHKQILEYE, from the exons ATGACCTTAAGCGGTTGTCCACATTTACATAAACTGAAGTCTGATAAGGGCACCGATTGCTACAAAATCCTTTATGCATGCTTCATAAGTTGTAAAACAGCGGATGCGAGGCGTCGCAAG GCAAAGCACAGTGTGTGTCATACATGTCGTGTATATGACCTGCGGCTTCACGCCTGCATATCATGCGTCTACTTTGGCTGTTACCAAGACAGCCACATCCAGAGCCATGCGGTTGCCAATGAACACTGGCTTG CTGTAGATCTTACATATGGTATGATCAACTGCTTTGCATGTGGAGATTATGTGTATGACAAGGAAGTAGACAAGATTGCAAAGAAACTAGGCAACAGGTCTTCCACACCAG tGGTGCTAAATCAGTTTGCCATTTGGCAGCCAAACCACAGAGAACTAGACCTCCTGAGAAGAAATGTAAAGAGGAGAAGGGTAGAGGAGACTTCTACTATAg GTCTGAGAGGTCTGATCAACCTGggaaacacatgttttatgaaCACCATAGTTCAGGCACTGATTCATACACCTGTCTTGCGGGACTACTTTCTGGCGGATAGACATGTGTGTCAGATGGTGAAGGATGGCAATGAGCAGTGCCTTGTGTGTGAATTGTCTAACATCTTTCAGGAG TTCTACTCTGGGATCAGCTCCACGTACATTCCGTATCGCCTGTTACACCTGGTATGGACAAGTGCGCGTCACCTGGCCGGCTATGAACAACAGGACGCACACGAGTTCCTCATAGCTGCCCTTGACCTTCTCCATAGGCATTGCATAG CGGGCCCGAATGGTCGAAGTGGCAGCAGCCCCCACAACTGCCAGTGCATTATAGACCAGATCTTCACTGGCGGCCTACAGTCTGACGTCACATGTCAAATGTGCAA TAATGTATCCACAACAATAGATCCTATATGGGACATATCTTTAGACCTTGGACCAGGCTTATATAATGGCACACCACCACCGGTCCCACCAGTGACAG GTTACTCAAACAGCCCAGGAAACTACGATCCTACCTCACTTTTAGACTGCTTGAAGAG ATTTACGAAGCCAGAGCACTTGGGGAGCCTGGCGAAGATAAAGTGTAGTAGCTGTGGCTGTTACCAGGAGTctacaaaacaattaacaatgaAGAAACTGCCCATCGTTGCTTGCTTTCACTTGAAG CGCTTTGAGCATTCTACGGGTTACCACAAGAAGATCTCGACATATATGTCCTTTCCCGAGGAGCTAGACATGACGCCTTTCATGTCCTCATCAAAACCCACCACTAACGATATCAACGGCACTACCAAAGGGCTTTCATGTAAAAACAA GTACTCACTGTTTGCAGTTGTGAACCACAGCGGCACGATAGAGTGTGGCCACTACACGTGTTATATACGACAGCACAAGAACCAGTGGTTCAAATGTGACGACCACCTCATCACTCGCGCCTTACCTCAAGAAGTCTTAAACAGCGAAGG CTATCTTCTGTTCTACCATAAGCAGATCTTGGAGTATGAATGA